One genomic region from Vicia villosa cultivar HV-30 ecotype Madison, WI unplaced genomic scaffold, Vvil1.0 ctg.001069F_1_1, whole genome shotgun sequence encodes:
- the LOC131633085 gene encoding MADS-box protein SOC1-like, translating to MVRGKTQMKRIENATSRQVTFSKRRNGLMKKAFELSILCDAEVALIVFSTRGRLYEFASSSILETIERYRGHNRINNAPTTSDSVENTQHLMEEAENMMKRIDLLETSKRRLLGEDLGSCSINELQKIEQQLEKSITKIRAKKTQVYKEQIDQLKEKEKVLADENFMLSQKYDSYSSQHAKKDGRENIAEAEPFADQSSPSSDVETELFIGLPESRTRRISPNLRTN from the exons ATGGTGAGAGGAAAGACTCAGATGAAGCGTATAGAGAACGCAACAAGTAGGCAAGTAACATTCTCAAAGAGAAGAAATGGTttgatgaagaaagcttttgagtTATCCATTTTGTGTGATGCTGAAGTTGCTCTTATTGTTTTTTCAACAAGAGGGAGACTCTATGAATTTGCAAGTTCAAG CATTCTAGAAACAATAGAACGATACCGCGGTCATAACCGGATTAATAATGCTCCAACAACATCTGATTCTGTTGAAAATACTCAG CATTTGATGGAAGAAGCAGAAAACATGATGAAAAGGATTGATCTTCTTGAGACTTCAAAACG GAGACTCTTAGGAGAAGATTTGGGGTCTTGTTCAATTAATGAACTACAAAAGATAGAGCAACAGTTGGAGAAGAGTATAACCAAAATTCGAGCAAAAAAG ACTCAAGTCTACAAGGAACAAATAGATCAGCTAAAAGAAAAG GAAAAAGTCCTAGCTGATGAAAATTTCATGCTCTCTCAGAAG TATGATAGTTATTCATCACAGCATGCAAAAAAAGATGGCAGAGAAAATATAGCTGAGGCTGAACCTTTTGCAGATCAAAGTAGTCCAAGTTCAGATGTTGAAACCGAATTATTCATCGGTCTTCCAGAATCAAGAACTAGGCGGATTTCACCAAATTTGAGGACTAATTAA
- the LOC131633084 gene encoding protein FAR1-RELATED SEQUENCE 5-like, which translates to MKNTDHYDSYDYRCRDSGTSDSESDNGRDDSNSVSSAYQGSSDGDGDGDGDSHGEKFVEFDAVVGDRTVKINALTADEIRAMEFGTVDEANVFYFKYAKCKGFAIRKSDVRTRSTEDGQTIIMRQFVCNKHGLRDTKHLRRLDRKREHRPTTRTNCPARLRVHYNPQKDIYVVTCFEEAHNHELTPSRFVHLHPIYREITAADRAQIDGLQSNGIRTCHIMGYMVAQKGGHDRVGFTKKDLYNYFDSKMRANIKDGDVAAAINYLTVKSSTDPMLYGKYAVDMDGRMKSLFWADGSSRSDYFCFGDVIAFDTTYKKNKYNYPLVIFSGCNHHSQTVIFGAALVSDETTETYKWLLECFLECMENRYPAAVVTDGDGAMRESIKQVFPDATHRLCAWHLNKNASENVKNSAFLKDFQKAMYSNFTKDQFEEFWSKIIKENGLEGNPWVAKTYENRSLWATAYLREKFFGRIRTTSQCEAVNAVIKSYVRKKGCIFEFMHNFDQAMRSYRNNELIADYKSKFSEPVMTTQLRALESHAANVYTMEIFKEVRDEIVKAGSLIVKEKLIRNGFKTYRFTKYCCDNYDVEVVYDGETLQCECRLWDSHGIPCSHMFGVMKEEHVSLIPTGLILSRWTKDAKIQYLNVNCNGSDDSKMIELARFGAYCSAFTAFCNEASKREGVYGEIMGDILKLHKKYCSTDDPILASNSVVGDPNIVNSKGAPKKRKNDIKSIRRCSKCNSRTHNARSCSVAENAPSEQNVGMTSRPVTDSFSQVVKNKNGKRGRIGGSSVQNKCTEPPNSRGANVTATSRAEVGSTSIPMPAMYGLQPVLPAVQPMLHPMHVQPLIPLYPTTVAENSGSCFGRPQRLMNNGGT; encoded by the exons ATGAAAAACACCGACCATTATGATTCGTACGACTATCGATGCCGTGACAGTGGTACATCTGATTCTGAATCCGACAATGGTCGGGATGACAGTAATTCGGTGTCCAGTGCGTACCAAGGTTCAAGTGATGGTGATGGCGATGGCGATGGTGATAGTCACGGTGAAAAATTTGTTGAATTTGATGCAGTTGTAGGTGATAGAACAGTGAAAATTAATGCCCTTACTGCTGATGAAATTCGTGCTATGGAATTCGGTACAGTTGATGAAGCTAATGTGTTTTATTTCAAGTATGCTAAATGTAAAGGGTTTGCCATTAGGAAAAGTGATGTTAGGACAAGATCGACTGAGGATGGACAAACAATTATAATGAGGCAGTTTGTATGCAATAAACACGGTCTAAGAGATACAAAACACTTAAGGAGGCTTGATAGAAAAAGAGAACACAGACCTACGACCCGCACTAATTGTCCCGCTAGGCTTCGTGTGCATTACAACCCCCAGAAGGATATTTATGTAGTGACATGTTTTGAAGAGGCTCACAACCATGAATTAACACCATCTAGGTTTGTCCACTTACACCCCATTTATCGTGAGATTACTGCAGCAGATAGAGCTCAAATTGACGGTCTACAGTCAAATGGAATTAGAACTTGTCATATAATGGGGTACATGGTTGCTCAGAAGGGTGGACACGATCGTGTTGGGTTTACAAAGAAGGATCTGTACAATTATTTTGATAGTAAAATGCGTGCTAATATTAAAGATGGTGACGTTGCCGCTGCTATAAATTATCTAACTGTGAAGTCATCTACTGATCCCATGTTATATGGTAAATATGCCGTAGACATGGATGGACGAATGAAGTCTCTTTTTTGGGCTGATGGAAGCAGTAGATCTGACTATTTTTGTTTTGGCGATGTGATTGCGTTCGACACGACTTACAAGAAGAACAAATACAACTACCCATTGGTTATATTTTCAGGGTGTAACCACCACTCTCAGACAGTTATTTTTGGTGCTGCGTTGGTGTCAGATGAAACGACAGAGACGTATAAGTGGTTGTTGGAGTGTTTTTTAGAGTGCATGGAAAATAGATACCCAGCAGCAGTTGTAACAGACGGAGATGGGGCGATGAGGGAATCTATAAAACAGGTGTTTCCGGATGCGACACATCGTTTATGCGCTTGGCATTTGAACAAGAATGCGTCTGAGAATGTAAAGAACTCGgcatttttgaaagattttcaaaAAGCCATGTACTCTAATTTTACAAAGGAtcaatttgaagagttttggtcaaaaataattaaagaaaacggACTTGAAGGAAATCCTTGGGTTGCAAAAACGTACGAGAACAGGTCACTATGGGCAACTGCATATCTACGTGAGAAGTTTTTTGGACGTATAAGAACTACGTCTCAATGTGAAGCCGTCAATGCAGTCATCAAGAGTTATGTCAGGAAGAAAggctgcatttttgaatttatgcacAATTTTGATCAGGCTATGAGATCTTATAGAAACAATGAACTGATTGCCGATTATAAATCAAAGTTTTCAGAACCTGTGATGACTACTCAACTGCGTGCCCTTGAGAGCCATGCTGCGAATGTTTATACTATGGAGATTTTCAAGGAAGTCagagatgaaatagtgaaggctgGATCATTGATTGTTAAGGAAAAGTTAATTCGCAACGGATTTAAGACTTATCGATTTACAAAATATTGTTGTGATAACTATGACGTAGAGGTTGTGTATGATGGTGAAACACTTCAATGTGAGTGTAGGTTATGGGATTCTCATGGGATTCCATGTTCTCATATGTTTGGTGTCATGAAGGAAGAACATGTTAGTCTCATTCCCACCGGTTTGATTTTGTCGAGATGGACGAAGGATGCAAAAATTCAGTACTTGAACGTGAATTGTAATGGTTCTGATGATTCTAAAATGATTGAGCTAGCTCGGTTTGGTGCATATTGTTCTGCATTTACTGCCTTTTGCAATGAAGCTTCAAAAAGGGAAGGTGTTTATGGGGAAATAATGGGTGACATTCTGAAGTTACACAAAAAGTATTGCAGTACGGACGATCCTATTTTGGCATCGAACTCAGTTGTAGGTGATCCAAATATTGTGAATAGCAAAGGTGctccaaagaaaagaaagaatgacATAAAATCTATTAGGCGATGTTCTAAATGCAACAGTAGAACTCATAATGCAAGGAGTTGTTCG GTTGCGGAAAACGCGCCATCTGAACAAAATGTTGGTATGACGTCGCGGCCAGTAACTGATTCATTCAGCCAGGTTGTGAag AACAAGAATGGAAAAAGAGGTCGCATTGGTGGAAGTAGTGTGCAAAATAAATGTACAGAACCACCGAACTCTCGTGGCGCGAATGTGACAGCGACTTCTCGTGCGGAAGTTGGAAGCACAAGCATACCCATGCCTGCAATGTATGGATTGCAACCCGTGTTGCCAGCGGTACAACCGATGTTGCATCCAATGCATGTACAACCGTTAATCCCACTATATCCAACGACAGTTGCGGAAAATTCGGGTTCGTGTTTCGGTAGGCCACAACGACTGATGAACAATGGTGGTACTTGA